The Desulfovibrio sp. DNA window ACGTTTATTTTGCGTGGCGACCTGCCAGCGGGCCATCTGTTGCCCTCCACGCGTCAGCTCGGCAAAGAGCTTGATGTGGCGCGCAGCACAGTGCTGGAAGCCTACGACCAGCTGCTGGCCGAGGGGTATCTGGAATCGCGCAGCGGCTCGGGAACCAGAGTGGCGCAAGGCATCCGTCCCCAGCCGCGACTGACGGGCGGTTCTGCTGCCATGCTCCCCATGGCCCCCCTGATAGAAGGCTGTGATCCTCCGGAGCTGGTTAACTTCCAGTCGGGTATTCCCGCGCTGGAGCAGTTTCCCGCCGGGGAATGGGGCAAGCTGTACCGCCAGTGCTGCGAAAGTCTGCCCGCCTCTGCCCTGCGCTACTGCAGCCCCGCCGGTGTGGACGAGCTGCGCGAGGCAATCTCTGGCTGGCTGTTGCGCATGCGGGGCCTGCGGGCAGACCCCGGCCAGATTATGATCACAACTGGCGCAACGCAAGGGCTCAGGCTGGTGGCCAGGCTGCTCAACCGCCCCAAGGCGCTGGCGCTGGTAGAAGACCCCGTGCACCGGGGGCTGGTGGAGGTTATCGCCCGGGCGGGCTACGAGGTTAAAGGCATCGCCGCCGACGCGCAGGGTATGGACGCTGACCAGCTGCACAACCTTTCGGAAGACTGCGCCTCCCGCTGCGCCTTTATATATGTAACGCCATCGCACCAGTATCCCACAGGGGGTATTCTTTCCGCACCACGGCGGCAGACCCTTGTGAATTTTGCCCATGCGCGGGGCTGCATGCTGGTGGAGGACGACTACGACGGGGAATTTCGTTTTGAGGGCA harbors:
- a CDS encoding PLP-dependent aminotransferase family protein, with the translated sequence MWLTLDKQSPLSLNRQISSQIRTFILRGDLPAGHLLPSTRQLGKELDVARSTVLEAYDQLLAEGYLESRSGSGTRVAQGIRPQPRLTGGSAAMLPMAPLIEGCDPPELVNFQSGIPALEQFPAGEWGKLYRQCCESLPASALRYCSPAGVDELREAISGWLLRMRGLRADPGQIMITTGATQGLRLVARLLNRPKALALVEDPVHRGLVEVIARAGYEVKGIAADAQGMDADQLHNLSEDCASRCAFIYVTPSHQYPTGGILSAPRRQTLVNFAHARGCMLVEDDYDGEFRFEGTPVSAMRELAPEKVIYIGSFSKILAPALRIGFAVVPAALIPRWIEEKQFTDVHTDALTQRALASFISSGTLERHIWKMCKLYKRKRQYLLQCLRERFGGCFSASGQAAGLHMVAEFPEIKFTEAMLASMRAHGVRAVPVEHHSLCRDGTHAHQLILGYAHLSEQAMERGVDALHAALRS